The Dehalococcoidia bacterium genome includes a window with the following:
- a CDS encoding universal stress protein produces the protein MKRILLPLDGSRVGEAAVPYAEYLALKSGAELVLFQVIETVATGADAAYAPPYRSVVDGKLDSNIHEQAFYPSQVMENRRALAKAYLDDMEKQLREKGVNASTAIDFGIPADRIVDYAGTKDIDLIAMSTHGRSGLARWFAGSVTDKVLHAGDTPVLVVRPPKEKEQGS, from the coding sequence ATGAAAAGGATTCTCCTGCCATTGGATGGCTCCCGAGTGGGAGAGGCCGCCGTTCCATATGCAGAGTACCTGGCGCTTAAGTCAGGCGCGGAGCTTGTTCTATTCCAGGTCATTGAGACGGTGGCAACCGGGGCGGATGCGGCTTATGCACCGCCTTATCGGTCGGTCGTTGATGGGAAGCTGGATTCGAATATCCATGAACAGGCCTTTTATCCTTCCCAAGTGATGGAGAACAGGAGGGCGTTGGCTAAGGCATACCTGGATGACATGGAGAAGCAGCTTCGAGAGAAAGGGGTAAACGCCTCGACGGCCATAGACTTTGGAATCCCGGCAGATCGGATTGTCGACTATGCAGGGACGAAAGATATCGATCTTATCGCCATGTCCACTCACGGACGCTCGGGATTGGCCCGGTGGTTTGCCGGCAGCGTCACCGACAAGGTGTTACATGCAGGAGACACCCCGGTTCTGGTCGTCCGGCCACCAAAGGAAAAAGAACAAGGCAGTTGA
- a CDS encoding GIY-YIG nuclease family protein, translating to MSEWHLYLIRCHDGSLYTGITTDVDRRFAEHQGKNGEGAKWLRGRGPLLLVFQEKLESRSLALRVESKVKKLSKAKKEELIRTRKRLEAIIKQVET from the coding sequence ATGTCGGAATGGCACTTATACCTGATCAGATGTCACGATGGAAGTTTGTATACCGGAATCACCACTGATGTTGACCGCAGGTTCGCGGAGCACCAGGGAAAGAACGGTGAGGGAGCCAAGTGGCTCCGAGGCAGGGGCCCTCTGTTATTGGTTTTCCAGGAGAAACTGGAGAGCAGAAGCCTGGCGCTTCGTGTGGAAAGTAAGGTCAAGAAGCTGTCAAAGGCAAAGAAGGAAGAACTGATAAGAACCAGAAAGCGCCTTGAGGCGATAATCAAACAGGTCGAGACGTAA
- a CDS encoding toxin-antitoxin system HicB family antitoxin: MPLENDGYSYRVIWSIDHEKYIALCAEFPDLSWFAEDLESAFKGIRKLVADTVRKMKQNGEAVPQSRNVRYNGKSFTCAARPCYRS; this comes from the coding sequence ATGCCACTGGAGAATGACGGCTATTCATATCGCGTCATCTGGTCTATCGATCACGAAAAATATATTGCTTTGTGCGCGGAGTTCCCAGACTTGTCATGGTTTGCCGAAGACTTGGAATCCGCCTTCAAGGGCATTCGGAAGTTAGTTGCTGATACGGTGCGAAAAATGAAGCAAAACGGGGAAGCTGTTCCGCAATCCCGTAACGTCAGATATAATGGGAAAAGCTTTACGTGTGCAGCGCGACCCTGCTATCGAAGCTGA
- a CDS encoding Tex family protein has protein sequence MLETYGAVIVNQSGVTPQQIEAVKALLDEGATIPFIARYRKEKTGSLDEVVLAEIRDGLARLAALDNRRQVILKSLEEQNVLTAELRSSVESAETLAALEDIYLPYRPKRRTRATIAKEKGLESLAGLILAQEIADPSHEALAFVNMEKGVDSIEDALAGARDIVAEWVNEDAQARQTIRRLFYREGIIQSSVAKGKESEGIKYSNYFDWQEPVARVPSHRMLAMLRGENEGFLKLKIRPPQEKALLFLHRRFVKGAGATSAQVVLAIEDSYPRLMAPSMETEIRQQAKEHADDEALRVFARNLRETLMAPPMGPRSVLAIDPGFRTGCKVVCLDPQGKLLTNAVIYVNQSAERSREASRTILDLIQRFHIEAIAIGNGTASRETEEFIRGLSLPDKMPVVMVNESGASIYSASAVAREEFPDQDITVRGAVSIGRRLVDPLAELVKIDPKSIGVGQYQHDVDQGRLKSNLDETVMSCVNKVGVKVNTASQQLLTYVSGLGPALAKSIIAHRNENGPFRRRADLKKVPRLGPKAFELAAGFLRIDDANNPLDASAVHPESYHIVERMARDMDCSVADLIRREDLRRRINLESYIGEKYGLPTLQDIMAELAKPGRDPREQFEAVAFAAGIRTIDQLTPGMKLSGIVTNVTNFGAFVDIGVHQDGLVHISQLSDNFVKNSADVVSVNQRVKVTVLAVDVERKRISLSMKSDASQPG, from the coding sequence ATGCTTGAAACTTATGGCGCGGTCATTGTCAACCAGTCTGGAGTCACTCCCCAGCAGATAGAAGCTGTCAAAGCCCTCCTTGATGAGGGAGCGACTATCCCATTCATTGCACGTTATCGCAAGGAGAAAACCGGGTCACTGGACGAGGTTGTACTTGCCGAAATACGGGACGGGCTGGCACGGCTGGCGGCGCTAGACAATAGACGCCAGGTGATTCTGAAATCCCTTGAAGAACAGAATGTGCTTACGGCCGAGTTACGCAGTTCAGTCGAATCGGCGGAAACGCTGGCCGCTTTGGAGGATATTTACCTTCCCTACCGTCCCAAAAGGCGTACCCGGGCTACCATCGCCAAAGAAAAAGGTCTTGAGTCTCTGGCCGGGCTGATATTGGCTCAGGAGATTGCTGATCCTTCTCATGAAGCTCTCGCATTCGTGAATATGGAAAAAGGCGTTGATTCGATTGAGGATGCGCTGGCCGGAGCGCGTGATATCGTTGCCGAGTGGGTCAATGAAGATGCCCAGGCAAGGCAGACCATACGCAGGCTCTTTTACCGGGAAGGCATTATTCAATCCAGCGTGGCTAAAGGTAAGGAAAGCGAGGGCATCAAATACAGCAACTACTTTGACTGGCAGGAGCCGGTTGCCCGGGTACCCAGTCACCGTATGCTGGCGATGTTGCGGGGTGAGAACGAAGGATTCCTCAAACTGAAGATAAGACCGCCTCAAGAAAAAGCCCTGTTATTCCTGCACCGGCGCTTCGTTAAGGGTGCCGGTGCAACCTCGGCGCAGGTGGTTCTGGCCATAGAAGATAGCTATCCCAGATTGATGGCACCCTCTATGGAAACGGAGATCCGTCAGCAGGCAAAAGAACACGCCGATGACGAGGCGCTTCGCGTATTTGCGCGCAATCTTCGTGAAACGCTAATGGCCCCGCCCATGGGACCTCGATCTGTCCTGGCGATTGACCCGGGTTTTCGGACCGGCTGCAAGGTGGTCTGCCTGGACCCTCAGGGCAAACTCCTGACCAATGCGGTCATTTACGTGAATCAATCAGCAGAACGGAGCAGGGAAGCCAGCCGGACGATACTCGATCTGATACAGAGATTTCACATCGAAGCGATTGCTATCGGCAACGGCACGGCCAGCCGAGAAACGGAAGAATTCATTCGCGGACTGAGCTTGCCGGACAAGATGCCGGTGGTCATGGTGAATGAAAGCGGCGCATCGATCTATTCTGCATCTGCAGTTGCCCGTGAAGAGTTCCCCGATCAGGATATCACCGTGCGCGGGGCGGTATCCATCGGACGGCGGCTAGTGGACCCTCTGGCAGAACTGGTCAAAATAGACCCCAAGTCCATAGGGGTGGGGCAATACCAGCATGACGTCGATCAGGGCAGACTCAAGAGTAATCTCGACGAAACCGTCATGAGCTGTGTGAACAAAGTCGGGGTGAAGGTCAATACTGCCAGCCAACAGCTTTTGACCTATGTTTCAGGACTGGGTCCCGCTCTGGCAAAAAGCATTATCGCTCACAGAAATGAGAATGGACCGTTTCGCAGACGCGCGGACCTAAAGAAGGTCCCCCGGTTGGGACCGAAGGCTTTTGAGCTCGCTGCCGGATTCCTTCGAATTGATGATGCGAATAACCCTCTCGATGCCAGCGCGGTGCATCCGGAGAGCTATCACATCGTAGAACGCATGGCTAGAGACATGGACTGCAGTGTGGCCGACCTCATACGCCGCGAGGACTTGCGCCGCCGGATTAATCTGGAGAGTTACATCGGAGAAAAGTATGGGCTGCCGACATTGCAGGACATCATGGCGGAGCTGGCCAAGCCGGGGCGTGATCCTCGTGAACAGTTTGAGGCGGTCGCTTTTGCCGCGGGAATCAGAACGATTGATCAACTCACTCCGGGAATGAAGCTGTCCGGAATCGTGACCAATGTGACCAATTTTGGGGCTTTTGTGGATATTGGCGTGCACCAGGATGGCCTAGTGCATATCAGCCAACTATCGGATAATTTTGTAAAAAACTCGGCTGATGTGGTCAGCGTCAATCAAAGGGTTAAGGTCACAGTGCTCGCGGTCGATGTGGAACGCAAGCGTATTTCTTTGTCAATGAAGTCGGATGCGTCCCAGCCCGGATAA
- a CDS encoding universal stress protein — translation MMFKTMLVPLDGSETAEMALPFVEEIATSLSAEVVLVSVFEPADPHMERLHQSYLDRVTAKVQKELEHWEAPKSVWVSNKALSGNPVEKILQYADEGDVSCIAMASHGSSSHGLWGT, via the coding sequence ATGATGTTCAAAACAATGCTGGTCCCGTTGGATGGATCCGAGACTGCGGAAATGGCCCTGCCTTTCGTGGAGGAGATCGCCACAAGCCTTAGTGCCGAGGTTGTTTTGGTCAGCGTCTTCGAGCCAGCCGACCCCCATATGGAACGTCTCCACCAAAGCTATCTGGATCGCGTCACCGCAAAGGTGCAAAAGGAACTCGAACACTGGGAGGCCCCAAAAAGCGTCTGGGTGAGCAACAAGGCTCTTTCAGGCAACCCTGTCGAGAAGATATTGCAGTATGCGGATGAGGGGGATGTGAGTTGCATCGCCATGGCCAGCCATGGTTCGTCAAGTCATGGCCTCTGGGGAACATAG
- a CDS encoding molybdopterin-dependent oxidoreductase — translation MNETRIVPTGGCHDCGGRCVLKVHVKDGVAVRVETDDGEEPQLRACARGRAYRQQVYSPDRLRVPLRRIGPRGEGQFEPVTWDEALNTVAENILRIRNTYGPEAILTHVYSGPHASTFHSGFQIIARFNRMFGGRNISGWGGASAEGGVFANRATFGTLTTGNSRDDLVNSRLIILWGANPAESVFGTNTCFHLIQAREAGARIVVIDPRYSNTVAILADRWIPIRPGTDAAMMIAMAYVMISENLHNQQFLDRYTIGFDQFKDYVMGADDGISKTPQWAESKTGVPAADITALAREYATTYPAALIPGWAPGRSARGEQYHRTASTLAAMTGNVGISGGNAAGFERAQAGSMIPPGWNIENPDASYEKQVKALDVRHRLRSRPHIVKLWDAILKGKAGGYPGDIKMAYIVGGNPLNQFPNINKGVEALNKLEFIVVHEQFMTATARYADILLPVTTLWERNDFARPWVSGPYFISQNKVIDPLPDVRSDIDIFRALLPKIGVSDPSLDIPEEEGIRQLVATMGDVIGEIPDFEAFKRAGVHKMNFDGPQIAFKEQIEDPLKHPFPTPSGKIEIYCRRLADVDNPEVSPIPRYIESWEGPGDPLIQKYPLQMVTYHHKGRAHSIFHTNPWLREIEPQRVWINAADAQSRGIGDEDEVKVFNDRGVVVIRARVTERIMPGVVAMGEGAWYQPGSSGVDRGGNPNVLIRDQYSPGGAFPGNTCLVQVERFA, via the coding sequence ATGAATGAGACCCGAATAGTCCCCACCGGTGGATGCCATGATTGCGGTGGAAGATGCGTGCTCAAAGTTCACGTTAAAGATGGCGTGGCGGTGCGGGTCGAGACCGATGACGGTGAAGAACCGCAGTTGCGTGCCTGTGCTAGAGGGCGGGCCTATCGGCAGCAGGTATATTCCCCGGATCGACTCCGAGTTCCGCTAAGACGGATAGGGCCGCGAGGTGAGGGTCAATTCGAGCCGGTCACCTGGGATGAAGCCCTGAACACGGTGGCCGAAAACATCCTGCGGATTCGGAATACCTATGGACCGGAGGCTATTCTGACGCATGTCTATTCGGGCCCACATGCCAGCACCTTTCACAGCGGCTTCCAGATAATCGCCCGTTTCAATCGAATGTTCGGCGGACGGAACATCTCGGGATGGGGTGGCGCCTCGGCGGAAGGCGGGGTTTTTGCCAACCGGGCCACTTTTGGCACCCTCACCACAGGCAACAGCCGAGACGATTTGGTCAATTCCCGATTGATTATTCTCTGGGGAGCCAATCCGGCGGAATCGGTGTTCGGCACCAATACCTGCTTCCACCTGATACAGGCCAGGGAGGCCGGAGCCAGGATCGTGGTGATTGATCCCAGGTACTCCAACACCGTGGCCATCCTTGCCGACCGCTGGATACCCATCAGGCCGGGGACCGACGCCGCCATGATGATCGCCATGGCATATGTGATGATCTCGGAGAACCTTCACAACCAGCAGTTTCTGGATCGCTACACCATCGGTTTTGATCAGTTCAAAGACTACGTGATGGGTGCTGATGATGGCATTTCCAAAACACCGCAGTGGGCCGAATCGAAGACTGGCGTCCCGGCTGCTGACATCACGGCTTTGGCCCGTGAGTATGCGACCACATATCCGGCAGCCCTTATCCCCGGATGGGCTCCGGGTCGCAGCGCCCGCGGCGAACAGTACCATCGCACTGCCTCCACTCTGGCGGCAATGACGGGCAACGTCGGTATCTCCGGCGGCAACGCCGCGGGATTCGAGCGGGCGCAGGCCGGCTCAATGATCCCTCCCGGATGGAACATTGAAAACCCGGACGCATCCTACGAGAAGCAGGTCAAGGCGCTCGATGTGCGCCATCGTCTTCGCTCGCGGCCTCATATCGTCAAGCTGTGGGACGCCATTCTGAAGGGCAAGGCAGGAGGTTATCCCGGCGATATCAAGATGGCCTACATTGTCGGGGGAAATCCCCTCAACCAGTTCCCCAACATCAACAAGGGAGTGGAGGCGCTCAACAAGCTTGAATTTATCGTAGTACACGAGCAATTCATGACCGCCACCGCCCGCTATGCTGATATACTGTTGCCGGTGACCACGCTCTGGGAACGCAACGATTTCGCCCGGCCCTGGGTATCCGGCCCGTATTTCATCTCTCAGAACAAGGTGATCGATCCGCTGCCCGATGTCAGGTCCGATATCGATATCTTCCGGGCACTGTTGCCAAAAATAGGCGTCTCCGATCCGTCCCTCGATATCCCGGAGGAGGAGGGCATCCGTCAGCTGGTGGCAACCATGGGCGACGTGATCGGCGAGATTCCCGACTTTGAGGCATTCAAACGCGCGGGGGTCCATAAAATGAATTTTGACGGGCCGCAGATCGCCTTCAAGGAGCAGATCGAAGACCCCCTGAAGCATCCCTTTCCCACGCCTTCCGGCAAGATCGAGATCTACTGCCGGCGGCTGGCCGACGTGGATAACCCCGAAGTCTCTCCCATTCCCCGGTACATCGAATCCTGGGAAGGGCCTGGCGATCCTCTCATCCAGAAGTATCCGCTGCAAATGGTTACCTATCATCATAAAGGCCGGGCGCACTCCATCTTTCACACCAATCCATGGCTGCGGGAGATCGAGCCTCAACGGGTGTGGATCAATGCTGCGGACGCTCAATCCCGAGGGATCGGCGATGAAGACGAAGTGAAAGTCTTCAATGACAGGGGAGTAGTGGTTATCCGGGCCCGGGTGACCGAACGGATCATGCCCGGCGTGGTCGCCATGGGAGAAGGTGCCTGGTATCAACCTGGCAGCAGTGGCGTCGACCGTGGCGGGAATCCTAACGTTCTGATTCGAGATCAGTATTCACCGGGAGGGGCATTTCCGGGGAACACCTGCCTGGTTCAAGTGGAGCGGTTCGCCTGA